CGGCAGGATCTCCTCCAGCAGATGCCGAAGCCGAGGGATGTCCCACTGGCGGGTCCCGAGGTCGAAGATCAGTCGCCCCTCCGTCTCGGGCGCCGCCACCTGGAAGGTCTCGTAGAACGACCGGTTCGCTGTCACCACGCGGAGGTCGGCATCGAGGATCACGAGCGGCTCGCGCACCGTCTCGACGATGGCCTGGGCCTGGTCACGCCCCGCCCGCACCTGATCGAGGGCGCTCTTGAGGGCGTCGATGTCGATGAACGAGATCACCGCGCCATCGATCTTGTTGTCCGTGGTCCGGTACGGCCGCACCCGCACCGAATACCAGTGGCCATCCCGGGCCTGGACCTCGCGTTCCTGGACGGTCAGGGTCTCGATCACTCCCCTGAGCAGCGCTTCCAACTCAGGGACCTCGACGCTGAGCCTGAGATCCCCGATCGGCCGCCCGACGTCGCCCGGGGCCACGTTGAGGGCCCATTCCGTAACCTGCGTCATGCGACGGACGCGGAGATCGGACCCCACCATGATGATCGGGACATGGGTGCTCATGAGCAGGTTGCCGAGGTCGCTGCTGAGCTGGCCCAGCTCGAGGTTCCGGCTGTTCAGCTCGTCGTTCACGGTGGTCAGCTCTTCGTTGGTCGCCTGCAGCTCCTCCTTGGCGGTGTCCAGCTCTTCGTTCGTGCTCTGCAGCTCCTCGTTGCTCGACTGCGCCTCCTCGGCGGCGGCGCGGAGCTCCTCCATGGCCGCCTCGTGCTCTTCGCTGATGGACTGCAGATGCTGGTGCGCGTCGGCCAGCTCCTGGGTGAGCTGGGCCACTTGGCGCTCGACAGCCGTCTTCGGTCGAGGCTCCCGCTCCCGCGCCGGTTTCGGTGGCACGGGAGGGCGCGCCTCGACGAACAGGATCAGATGGTGGCGGCCTTCCGCCCTTTCCGCGGGCCCGATCGGGATCACCTCGAGGCTGACCCCCCTGCTCACGCCGTTCGTCTTGACCCGCAGCCCCTCCATCTTCACCGGGCCACCGTCCTTGGCCGCCCGCTGGACGGCCTGGCGGAGCCCGGAGCCCAGGCCTTCTCGCGCCATCTTGAAGAGGTTGAGGCTCGCCGCCCCCGGCGTCGCCTCGAGGTAGGGGCCGGTCTTACCGCGGAACTGCACGATCTCCATGTCGGCGGTCACCACGACGCCAGCCGGCGCATACCGCCCCAGGATGAGGCGGTCGGCCTCCTTCTCGATCGCCGCTGCGCTCCAGCCCGCCTCCTGCTGCGCGCCGGCCCGCGCGGCAACCCGGTCGCCTGCGGTGAGTGGGAAGCCGAGGTGGGCCGACAGCCCCGGCTTCCGCGCGTAGATCTTGTGCTTCTTGTCGACGGCCGAGAAGAGGTTCGTAAACCGGCCGACGCTCTCAGAGGGACCGAGCTTCAGGAAGCCGGTGGGCTTGAGCGCGTAGTGGAAGACCGGGAGGACGCGCTCCTGCAACGCGGCGCTGAGATAGATCAGCACGTTGCAGCAGCTGATCAGGTTGAGTTTCGAGAACGGCGGATCCCGAGTCAGGTCCTGCTGCGCGAAGACGCAGACGTCCCGGATCGCCTTGCTGATCTGATAGCGCCCGTCCGTCTTGACGAAGAACCGCTGCAGCCGCTCGGGGGAGACCTCGTTCTCGATGCCCGCGGGGAACGTCCCGGCCCGGGCCCGGGTCACCGCGGCGGTGCTGAGGTCGGTGCCGAACATCTGGATCGCCAGGTGGTGGTCCGACTGCCCGAGGAACTCCAGCAGTGAGATCACGAGCGAGTACGCCTCTTCGCCGGTGGCGCAGCCCGGCACCCAGATCCGGATGGGCTCGTCGGCGGCCAGCTCCTTCACGAGGCTCGGGAACACGCTCCGCCTCAGCGCTTCGAACCCTTCCGGGTCCCGGAAGAACTCCG
The Candidatus Polarisedimenticolia bacterium genome window above contains:
- a CDS encoding chemotaxis protein CheB, with the protein product MGRKVPRRTGSTPKRQTKPLPGEPSPPESPHADVPSEPSERTAFPIVGIGASAGGLEAFSQLLRELPTDTGMAFVLVQHLDPKHESQLPEVLSRTTAMPVVAVTDRLRAEPDHVYVIPPNADMTIGGGTFALTSRVTGDRHAPIDHFFRSLAQELEGRAIGLVLSGTGTDGTLGLRAIKAEGGITFVQDEKSAKYPGMPQSAAAVADFVLPPAGIARELARIAGHPYVNHAVLSAAAPDEPEGGGDVSAVLRVLRTATGVDFAQYKPASVRRRIARRMLLQKIDDMGAYVRHLRETPGEAQALHDDILIQVTEFFRDPEGFEALRRSVFPSLVKELAADEPIRIWVPGCATGEEAYSLVISLLEFLGQSDHHLAIQMFGTDLSTAAVTRARAGTFPAGIENEVSPERLQRFFVKTDGRYQISKAIRDVCVFAQQDLTRDPPFSKLNLISCCNVLIYLSAALQERVLPVFHYALKPTGFLKLGPSESVGRFTNLFSAVDKKHKIYARKPGLSAHLGFPLTAGDRVAARAGAQQEAGWSAAAIEKEADRLILGRYAPAGVVVTADMEIVQFRGKTGPYLEATPGAASLNLFKMAREGLGSGLRQAVQRAAKDGGPVKMEGLRVKTNGVSRGVSLEVIPIGPAERAEGRHHLILFVEARPPVPPKPAREREPRPKTAVERQVAQLTQELADAHQHLQSISEEHEAAMEELRAAAEEAQSSNEELQSTNEELDTAKEELQATNEELTTVNDELNSRNLELGQLSSDLGNLLMSTHVPIIMVGSDLRVRRMTQVTEWALNVAPGDVGRPIGDLRLSVEVPELEALLRGVIETLTVQEREVQARDGHWYSVRVRPYRTTDNKIDGAVISFIDIDALKSALDQVRAGRDQAQAIVETVREPLVILDADLRVVTANRSFYETFQVAAPETEGRLIFDLGTRQWDIPRLRHLLEEILPQDTMLEDFKVEYDFASIGRRAMLLNARRVLPAAGQPALILLAIEDVKKAKQLEEEKELRSMLAERVADLEKFHDATVDRELKMIELRKENEELKQKLIGLQAGESSGSHT